From the Rhizobium sp. ARZ01 genome, the window CCTTCGATCTCTCCAATCCCTATGTCGTGGCGGGTCTCATCTTCGGTGGGCTGATCCCGTATCTCTTCGGCGGCATCGCGATGACGGCCGTCGGACGCGCCGCAGGCGCAATCGTCGAGGAGGTGCGCAAGCAGTTCAAGGAGAAGCCCGGTATCATGGAGGGCAAGGACAAGCCCAATTATGGTCGCGCGGTGGATCTCCTCACCAAGGCGGCGATCCGGGAAATGATCGTGCCCTCGCTGCTGCCGGTGCTTGCGCCGCTCGTCGTCTATTTCGGCGTGCTGCTCATCTCCGGTTCGAAGGCCTCGGCCTTTGCAGCGCTCGGCGCTTCGCTCCTCGGTGTCATCGTCAACGGGCTCTTCGTAGCAATTTCCATGACCTCCGGCGGTGGCGCCTGGGACAATGCGAAGAAGAGCTTCGAGGATGGCTTCGTCGACAAGGACGGGCAACGTCACATGAAGGGCTCCGAGGCGCACAAGGCCTCCGTCACCGGTGATACCGTCGGTGATCCCTACAAGGATACGGCCGGTCCGGCCGTCAACCCGGCGATCAAGATCACCAACATCGTGGCGCTCCTGTTGCTGGCCGTGCTGGCTTGAGCGACCTTTGAGAAAACGAAAAAACCGCGAGGCATGCGCCTCGCGGTTTTTTCGTGCCGGTTTGACCGAAGAGCTTATTGCGGTGCGCTGAGTGCGTTGCGGATTGCCGCGTTCGGATCGCCGCCGCCCTTCAGCAACTGTCCGAGGAAGGTCGTTTCCACCCCGCCGGTCGGCGTCGTGCGCGAGACCATGTCGAACGGCACACCGTCCTTCAGCGCATAGTTCGCCAGTCGATCCACGTTGCCGTCCTTGTTGAAATAGACCGCAAGAATGCTCTGCTCGATGATCTTCGGCTTCATGAACGCGACCGGGCGCGAGCGCTTCTGCGAGATGTAATAGAACACTTCGCTGTCGAAGGTTGCCGTCGTCGATGGGGTTCCAAGCGAGAGCAGCACCTGTTCGCGGGAAGAACCGACCGGCGCAAGTGCCAGCGTCTGGTCGTCCACGATGTAGCCCTGATTGAGCACTTCACCCGTTTGGCAGCCGGCAAGGACGCTGGTTGAAAGGGCAATAGCAATCGTGACGTTGCGCAGCAAAATCATATCAGTCCTGAAATAGCATCTCTTCAACGACAAACCCCTTAAGGCTAAGATGGCCGGCGAGCCATTGCAATTCGTGCATGCTTCGGTAAACCAGCTTCGGCTGTCATGCAACACGACACGGACGGCTCGCACTCCTTCAATCAGCCAAAACTAGGCGTTATGATGATTTTCGGCCTGTTCAGGAAAAAAAACGCCAACCAGCGGATCGTCGAAAACCAGTACGCCCTTCTGACGGCCGGGGCCCGCCAGCCCTATCTCTATGAGGCGCTCGGCGTTCCCGACACGGTGATGGGGCGGTTCGAGATGCTGTCTGCCGTTCTCATTCTCTATTTCCGCCGTACGCGCGCTTCTGCAACGTCCGGTCAGGAAATCGCCCAGCAGATCATCGATGCCTTCTTCCAGGACGTGGATCATTCGATCCGCGAACTCGGCATCAGTGATGTCGGCGTGCCGAAACGCATGAAGAAACTTGCTGGTCGTTTCTACGGCCGCCTCGAATCCTACGCCGCCGCGCTCGATGCCGGGAATCGCGATGCCCTTGCACAGGCATTGAGACGCAATATTCATCCAGAGGGCGGCGACGATGCACCGGACATGCAAGGGCTGGCACACTATCTTTTTGCCGCCGAAGCGCATTTGACGGCGCTGGACGAATTGACGATTGAAACCGGAACCGCGCAGTTGCCTGCGGCAGGTTCCGCCGACTGACCGGCGCAAGTCGCCGAGGAAGCACAATGAAGCACGACGAAGACATCCCATTCTCCTACCTCGTCAAGGTTGGACACATCTCGGCCAATCCCGTCGAAGTAAAGATCGCCGCGGATGGAAATGAATGCAGCGGCCTGGCGCGCCAGTGGGGCGTTCCGGAGGTAAGATCCTTTTCGGCCGAACTGCAGGTCCAGCGCTGGAAGAAGGATGGCGTCAGACTGAAGGGCAGGGTGCAGGCCAACATCGTCCAATCATGCGTGGTGACGCTCGATCCGGTGGAATCGTTGATCGACGAGCCGATCGATGCCGTATTTGTACCCGAGGGCTCCAAGCTGGCCCGGACGCCGGTGGTCGAGGGCGGCGAAATGCTGCTCGATCCTGATGGTCCCGACAGCCCGGAGACCTTTCACGGCGATACAATCGACGTTGCTGTCGTGGCTGCTGAATACGCGGCGATGGCGATCGATGCCTATCCGCGCAAGGAGGGCGTCATGTTCTCCGGTCATGTGGAGCACAGCGAAGACGATGATAGAAAGCCGTCTCCTTTCGCCGTGTTGAAAGACTGGAAAAAGGACTGAATGGGCCTATTGAGCCTTGATAATTCGGTTGTCACCCGGGCGAAAAGCGGTATTTTGACCGAAATTCCGCCCCCGGGGGGCTGGAGAAAAGGACAAGACTCGCGTGGTCAAAATTTCCGTTGATGTCATGGGTGGCGATTTCGGCCCGCAGGTCGTGATCCCTGGCATAGCCAAGGCACTTGAACGTCACCCCGACATTCGTTTTTGCCTGTTTGGTCTTGAAGAGCAATGCCGGCCGTTGCTCGATCAGTATCCGAAGGTGAGGGACGCCAGCACCTTCACGCACTGCGAAATTGCAGTTGGAATGGATGAGAAGCCGAGCCAGGCGCTTCGTCGCGGCCGGGGCAAGTCGTCCATGTGGAAAGCGCTCGAAGCTGTCGCCAAGGGCGAAGCGGATGTCGCCGTTTCGGCCGGCAATACCGGCGCGCTGATGGCCATGGCGAAGTTCTGCCTGCGCATGATGGCCAATATCGAGCGCCCGGCCATCGCCGGCATCTGGCCGACGCTGAAGGGCGAGAGCATCGTCCTGGACATCGGGGCGACGATCGGCGCGGACGCCAATCAGTTGTTCGACTTCGCACTCATGGGCGGCGCCATGGCGCGAGCTCTTTTCGAGATCGATCGCCCGACACTCGGCCTGCTCAATGTCGGCGTCGAGGAGATCAAGGGCCAGGAAGAGGTCAAGGCCGCCGGTCAGCTGATCCGCGAGGCCAATTTTGACACGATCGACTATTATGGCTTCGTCGAAGGCGATGACATCGGCCGTGGCACTGTCGACGTGGTCGTGACGGAAGGCTTCGCCGGCAACATCGCGCTGAAGGCTGCGGAAGGCACCGCCCGTCAGATCGGAGAATACCTGCGCGCCGCCATGTCGCGCACCTGGCTTGCCAAGCTCGGCTACATCCTGGCCAAGAGTGCATTCGACCGGCTGCGCGAAAAGATGGATCCGCGCAAGGTCAATGGCGGCGTGTTCCTCGGTCTGAACGGCATCGTCATCAAGAGCCACGGCGGGACGGATGCAGAGGGCTTTGCTGCGGCGGTCGATGTCGGCTACGACATGGCCCGCAACGGGCTGAAGGAAAAGATCGAAAACGACCTCAAGAGATATCATGCAGACAGACCCGTCGAAGGCGCGGCCGGCAGCATGAGCGACGGGATATAGGAAGAAGAATGATCCGTTCAGTGGTTCGCGGTTTCGGGACGGCGCTCCCGAAGCGGGTGCTCACAAATCGTGAGCTGGAAAGCATGGTCGACACGTCCGACGAGTGGATCGTGCAACGCACCGGCATTCGCCAGCGCTACATCGCCGGCGAGGGAGAAACGACGGCATCGCTCGGCGAAGGGGCCGCACGCGCCGCATTGGACAATGCCGGGCTGACGCCTGGCGACATCGATCTGATCATCGTCGCCACCTCGACGCCGGACAACACCTTTCCGGCGACGGCCGTCAACATCCAGAACCGACTCGGGATGCACCACGGCTTTGCCTTCGACGTGCAGGCGGTTTGCTCCGGGTTTGTCTATGCGGTGACGACGGCGGATGCCTATATCCGCGGCGGGTTGGCGCGGCGCGTGCTGGTTATCGGCGCCGAAACCTTCTCGCGCATCCTCGACTGGACCGATCGCACGACCTGCGTGCTCTTCGGTGACGGGGCCGGTGCAATCGTGCTGGAAGCGCAGGAAGGCGAGGGCACGGTTGCCGACCGCGGCGTCCTGACCGCGCAACTGCGCTCCGACGGCGCCCACAAGGACAAACTCTTTGTCGACGGCGGTCCCTCGACCACCGGTACGGTCGGGCATCTGCGCATGGAAGGCCGTGAAGTGTTCAAGCACGCCGTCGGCATGATCACCGACGTGATCGTCGCCGCCTTCGATGCGACGGGGCTCTCGGTTGACGATCTCGACTGGATGGTTCCGCACCAGGCGAATCGCCGCATCATCGACGGCTCGGCCAAGAAACTCGGCATTCCCTTGGAGAAGGTCGTCGTCACCGTCGATCTGCACGGCAATACGTCGGCCGCTTCGATCCCGCTCGCGCTAGCCGCCGCTGCAAGCGATGGTCGCATCAAAAAGGGCGACCTCGTCCTGCTGGAGGCGATGGGCGGCGGGTTCACCTGGGGCGCGGTGCTGCTGCGCTGGTAGCCGACTAAGACTTTGCACCCGATTTCAACGGCGCTTGACCGGCAACGGCAAGAGAAATACTCTTGCCGGATAAGTAAGCGCTTTCAATAAGAAACGGTGGGAGAAGATGAGCGGCAAAACCGTGACACGCGCAGATTTGGCCGAATCGGTATTTCGTAAGGTGGGCCTGTCCAGGACCGAATCGGCGGAACTCGTCGAGACCGTCATCGATGAGATATGCAACGCTATCGTGCGTGGCGAGAGCGTGAAGCTGTCCTCATTCGCGACCTTCCAGGTGCGCGACAAGAACGAGCGCATCGGCCGCAACCCAAAGACCGGCGAAGAGGTTCCGATCTCGCCCCGGCGCGTCATGACCTTCAAGGCTTCGAACGTGCTGAAGCAGCGGGTCTTGAAGGCGCACACGGCCCGCAAGACCAAGCAGAAGCCGCAAGCCCCGGCCCCCTGACAGAACGCGGCTTTGGAAAGCTCGAATTCTTCGCTTGAAAAAGGCGAGACAACCCGCTGAAATGCAACGACTCGCCGGTTTTTCCCGGCTTTGAGTCGAAACCGTCATTCGGTGAGGTTGCCCGATGGAGAAAAGCCCCGACGCCTTCCGCACCATCAGCGAAGTTGCGGACGATCTCGACCTGCCGCAGCACGTGCTGCGCTTCTGGGAAACGCGTTTTTCGCAGATCAAGCCGATGAAACGGGGCGGCGGGCGGCGCTACTATCGGCCCGACGACGTCGAATTGCTCAAGGGCATTCGTCACCTGCTCTACGATCACGGCTACACGATCAAGGGCGTCCAGAAGCTCCTGAAGAACAACGGCAACAAGTTCGTCGCCGCGATCGCGAGCGGGGATCTGGCAACGGTCGAAGCGCTGGCCGCCGCCAGCCAGGAGGAGCCGGTCGCGCCCAAGACCGCCGACGACGACCAGATCGTCGGCCGCGCCAAGGCGCCCGCCAGCCGCCGCTTCTTCTCCTTCGTCGGGGGCGGGAGCGACGATGCGCCGGAAGTCTCGATCGGCAAGAGCAGCGTCGGCAAGGAAGACCGGGCGCTGTTGCAGGAAGCGCTCTACGATCTGCTCGAGTGCAAACGCTTGCTGGACCAGGTGCGCTGACGTCGCAGCGGGCACCGCCCGGCACATAGCCGCAGCGATTTGCGGCCATCGGCGACATAGCTCGCCGCCTGTGCCTCCCTGGCTTGCGCCACCTTTCCCGAAAATGTTCAAATCCTTCCGCGCGAGGAAAAGGGCGCTGTAGCCGCGCGCGTTATCGCCCCGTGCGATTGGCAAAGCGCGCGCAGCGGTGTCCGGCATCGCAGGTCCCCTACGCGTGATGGCCGCGCCCCGGGTTTGCCACGCAAATGACGGCCGCGCCGCCCGTGTTTCTTCCAAAAGACCTGTCGAGCGAGTTCGACTCTTGGCCCCTTCCTGACCGGTGGGTTTCGAACGGGTTTCGGTCGAGCCTCTCCCTTCGCCTGCCTCGAAAGACGTGCATCAACAAAATATTTCAACCGGCCTCACCCAATTGGGGGAGGCGGAGCCGTCATTTTGACTGTTTAACAAGTTGTTAAAGCCGTTTGGGGGAGCGGCGGGCAGGGCGTCGCAGCGTCAGAGGCAGAGCTCGGCCGGCACGGCCACGCGCCGCTGGAAGCGACGGCAGCAAACGAGGGGAGAGTGACAGAATAGCGAACACAGGCCGGCGGCGCCGATCGCGCGACGCAGAGCACACCACCCCAGGTCCGGAGGACGACGGCGCGGACGAGCACCACTACTGCATATTAAATCAGATCTTCTCAATAACTTAAGGAGCATTTTGAAATGGCACGCAAGATCAAGACCATAACGGGTTCGGGCAAGGCTGAACTTCTGCGCGGTACGAACCTGATGGACCGCATTCTCGGCAACGGCGGCAATGACGACCTGTACGGCTACGCAGGGAATGACACGCTCGACGGCGGCTCCGGCAACGACTATCTGAACGGTGGCGACGGTGACGACAAGCTGTACGGCGGCGACGGTCGCGACTATCTGACCGCCGGCAACGGCAACGACTACCTGGATGGTGGCAAACACGACGACCAGCTCTTCGGTGGCGAAGGTAACGACCGGATGCTTGGCGGCGACGGCCATGACTACCTCTCGGGTGACAATGGCAATGACATCGTGGATGGCGGAACCGGCAACGACCAGATGCATGGCGGAGCGGGCAACGACAAGATGTACGGCGGTGCCGGAGACGACTACATCTCTGCATCGACCGGCGATGACAATGTCAGCGGCGGCGACGGCAATGACACGATCTATGCTGGCAGCGGCAAGAATACGGTCAACGGCAACGCTGGCGATGACGTAATCTACGGTGGCAACGAGGCCGACGTTCTCAGCGGTGACGACGGCAACGACACCATCTACGCTGGCAACGGCGACAACAAGGTCTGGGGCGGTAACGGTAACGACCGCATCGAGACGGGATCGGGCAACGACACTGTCAGCGCCGGAGAAGGCAACGACGCGGTCTACGCAGGGTCGGGCAATGACGTGATCTCTGCTGGCGGCGGTACAGACTTCATCGACGCCGGAGCCGGCAACGATACGGTCCACACCAACGGCGGCTTCACCACTGTCTACGGTGGAACCGGGACCGACACGATCTACGTTAGCTCCAATGCCAACGGCGCAGACGTGTTCGCTGGAAACGACAACGACAAGATCAACGTCGCCAGCCTGTCGACCTCCAACGGCGAGTACAATCTCGACGGCGGCAAGGGTTCGGATACGCTGAACTTCGCCCTCGCACAGAGCTCCTACACGATCACGGATCTCGGCGGCGGTTCCTGGACCATCACAGACTCCAAGAACAACCTGTTCAACGTTCGCGGCGTCGAGCGCCTCAACTTCAACGGCCAAGCCTACTACGAACAACCGGTCGTTACGACTGCTAACGGTACTCTCGACGAGGGTGCGGTCAAGGCTGACGGGACGCTGCTGATGGGCACCGGTATCGCTGCGGACAACATGAACATCGTTACGCACAACGTTTCCGGTATCGAGTTGGGTCTCAAGGCCTTCCAGCACAAGGGAGACTATGGTGACGCTTCTGTCGATGGCAACACCTACCACGTACGGGACGGCTTGTCGGCCCAGCAAGCTGGCCGTGCAGACTGGTCCTTCGCCATGACGGTGGAGCAGGGCCTGAACGGGGCGCGTATGACGGTGGGCAACAAGCAAGTGAAGGGTGACTTCGACGTCGGGATCTACCTCGACATTGACCCGACGGCAGCAGACAATTTCGTGTTCATCGGCAACCTCGAAGAGATCGCTGACAGCGTGACCAGCAACCCGAACGCCTTCCAGAACGCGTGGAACATCGGCTTCGACTTCCTCAAGGCAAAGTTGGGTGCCTACGGACTAGGCGACTTCAACGGGCTCGCCGAGTTTGGGTTGGAGCTGCGCCTCACCGACGTGGCCACCGGCTCTGTCGTCGCGAAAAACGAGATCAACGTGATCGTTGACGGCGACGACCCGGTCGTTACGAGTGCCAACGGGACTCTCGACGATGGTGCGGTAAAGGCTGACAAGACGACGCTGCTGATGGGCACCGGCATCGCTGCGGACAACATGAACATCGTCACGCACAACGTTGCCGGTATCGAGTTGGGTCTCAAGGCCTTCCAGCACAAGGGAGACTACGGTGACGCTTCTGTGGTCGGCAACACCTACACCGTACAGGACGGCATGTCGGCCGCGACCGCTGGCCGTGCAGACTGGTCCTTCGCCATGACGGTCGAGGAGGGCCTGAACGGGTCGACCATGACGGTCGGCAATGCGACGGAGCAGGGTGACTTCGACGTCGGCATCTACCTCGATATCGACCCGACGGACGCGGACGAGTTCGTGTTCATCGGCAACCTCGAAGAGATCGGCGACAGCGTGACGAGCAACCCGAACGCCTTCCAGAACGCTTGGAACATCGGCTTCAACTTCATCAAGGAAAAGTTGGGTGACTACGGAGCAGGCGATTTCGAAGGGGCCGCCGAGTTTGGGTTGGAGCTGCGCCTCACCGACGTGGTCACCGGCTCTGTCGTCGCGAAGAACGAGATCAACGTGATCGTTCACGACGACGACGCCATCCTGTAGGGACTGAACCAACTAGACAAGAGCAGCCCCGGCAGCATCAACCCTGCTGGGGCTTCGGGCCGTGGCGATCACGGTGGACGACGTCGTCAACGATATCACCGGTAATCGACTTCTTCATCATCAAAACACGAAAAATGCCCCCGGCGCGCCACCTTCGTCGAATGCGGTCTTCCCTCCACCGCAACAGCGCACCGGATTCACCGGCCAGCGACCATGAAACGACATGGAGCTCCAAGGGCGTGGGCGGCAACAATTAAGTGTATCACGCAGGAGATTTCCAATGAGCATCATTAACGGAACAGCAGATCCCGACAACCTTGCCGGTACGAGCGCTAGCGAGGCCATCAACGGCTTCGCCGGTGATGACATTATCACGGCTGGCGATGGCAACGACTTGATTGACGGCGGCGAGGGCAACGACACGATCGACGGCGGCGCCGATGAGGATACGGTCATGTATTCCGGGAACCAGGGGGACTACAGCGTCACCGACCTCGGCGGCGGATCCTACCGGGTGAAGCACATTACCCCAGGCGCGCAGGACGACGGAACGGACGTGCTCACCAACATAGAATTCCTGAATTTCAATGGTACAACATACGTTGCCATTGCAGATGCGGTCACCAACCAGGCGCCGACCGGCACGGGGGTGGGCGTGCCGGTGGCGGACGGCGTTGAGGACACCCCCTACACGGTCAGCACGGCGAACCTTGTGGCGGAGTTCAGCGATCCGGATGGCGACCCGCTGTCGATTTCGGCGATTTCGGCCAACAACGGTGCGACGGTCACCCCCAACGAAGCCGGCGACGGCTACACGGTGAAGCCGGCCGCGAACTTCCACGGCATCGTGACGCTGACCTACACGGTCAGCGATAACAAGGGCGGCGACATTGCGCATACGCGGTGGATCGAATTTGTGCCGGACAACGACGAGCCGACGGGGACGCCGGACGCGGTCCTGCCGGCCGGCACGGAGGACACCCCCTACACGGTCAGCACGGCGAGCCTGCTGTCGGGGATGACCGATGGCGATGGCGACCCGTTGTCGATCACGGCGATTTCGGCCGACG encodes:
- a CDS encoding integration host factor subunit alpha — its product is MSGKTVTRADLAESVFRKVGLSRTESAELVETVIDEICNAIVRGESVKLSSFATFQVRDKNERIGRNPKTGEEVPISPRRVMTFKASNVLKQRVLKAHTARKTKQKPQAPAP
- a CDS encoding calcium-binding protein; this translates as MARKIKTITGSGKAELLRGTNLMDRILGNGGNDDLYGYAGNDTLDGGSGNDYLNGGDGDDKLYGGDGRDYLTAGNGNDYLDGGKHDDQLFGGEGNDRMLGGDGHDYLSGDNGNDIVDGGTGNDQMHGGAGNDKMYGGAGDDYISASTGDDNVSGGDGNDTIYAGSGKNTVNGNAGDDVIYGGNEADVLSGDDGNDTIYAGNGDNKVWGGNGNDRIETGSGNDTVSAGEGNDAVYAGSGNDVISAGGGTDFIDAGAGNDTVHTNGGFTTVYGGTGTDTIYVSSNANGADVFAGNDNDKINVASLSTSNGEYNLDGGKGSDTLNFALAQSSYTITDLGGGSWTITDSKNNLFNVRGVERLNFNGQAYYEQPVVTTANGTLDEGAVKADGTLLMGTGIAADNMNIVTHNVSGIELGLKAFQHKGDYGDASVDGNTYHVRDGLSAQQAGRADWSFAMTVEQGLNGARMTVGNKQVKGDFDVGIYLDIDPTAADNFVFIGNLEEIADSVTSNPNAFQNAWNIGFDFLKAKLGAYGLGDFNGLAEFGLELRLTDVATGSVVAKNEINVIVDGDDPVVTSANGTLDDGAVKADKTTLLMGTGIAADNMNIVTHNVAGIELGLKAFQHKGDYGDASVVGNTYTVQDGMSAATAGRADWSFAMTVEEGLNGSTMTVGNATEQGDFDVGIYLDIDPTDADEFVFIGNLEEIGDSVTSNPNAFQNAWNIGFNFIKEKLGDYGAGDFEGAAEFGLELRLTDVVTGSVVAKNEINVIVHDDDAIL
- a CDS encoding beta-ketoacyl-ACP synthase III produces the protein MIRSVVRGFGTALPKRVLTNRELESMVDTSDEWIVQRTGIRQRYIAGEGETTASLGEGAARAALDNAGLTPGDIDLIIVATSTPDNTFPATAVNIQNRLGMHHGFAFDVQAVCSGFVYAVTTADAYIRGGLARRVLVIGAETFSRILDWTDRTTCVLFGDGAGAIVLEAQEGEGTVADRGVLTAQLRSDGAHKDKLFVDGGPSTTGTVGHLRMEGREVFKHAVGMITDVIVAAFDATGLSVDDLDWMVPHQANRRIIDGSAKKLGIPLEKVVVTVDLHGNTSAASIPLALAAAASDGRIKKGDLVLLEAMGGGFTWGAVLLRW
- a CDS encoding MerR family transcriptional regulator, whose amino-acid sequence is MEKSPDAFRTISEVADDLDLPQHVLRFWETRFSQIKPMKRGGGRRYYRPDDVELLKGIRHLLYDHGYTIKGVQKLLKNNGNKFVAAIASGDLATVEALAAASQEEPVAPKTADDDQIVGRAKAPASRRFFSFVGGGSDDAPEVSIGKSSVGKEDRALLQEALYDLLECKRLLDQVR
- the plsX gene encoding phosphate acyltransferase PlsX, whose product is MVKISVDVMGGDFGPQVVIPGIAKALERHPDIRFCLFGLEEQCRPLLDQYPKVRDASTFTHCEIAVGMDEKPSQALRRGRGKSSMWKALEAVAKGEADVAVSAGNTGALMAMAKFCLRMMANIERPAIAGIWPTLKGESIVLDIGATIGADANQLFDFALMGGAMARALFEIDRPTLGLLNVGVEEIKGQEEVKAAGQLIREANFDTIDYYGFVEGDDIGRGTVDVVVTEGFAGNIALKAAEGTARQIGEYLRAAMSRTWLAKLGYILAKSAFDRLREKMDPRKVNGGVFLGLNGIVIKSHGGTDAEGFAAAVDVGYDMARNGLKEKIENDLKRYHADRPVEGAAGSMSDGI
- a CDS encoding ubiquinol-cytochrome C chaperone family protein; its protein translation is MQHDTDGSHSFNQPKLGVMMIFGLFRKKNANQRIVENQYALLTAGARQPYLYEALGVPDTVMGRFEMLSAVLILYFRRTRASATSGQEIAQQIIDAFFQDVDHSIRELGISDVGVPKRMKKLAGRFYGRLESYAAALDAGNRDALAQALRRNIHPEGGDDAPDMQGLAHYLFAAEAHLTALDELTIETGTAQLPAAGSAD
- a CDS encoding YceD family protein, whose amino-acid sequence is MKHDEDIPFSYLVKVGHISANPVEVKIAADGNECSGLARQWGVPEVRSFSAELQVQRWKKDGVRLKGRVQANIVQSCVVTLDPVESLIDEPIDAVFVPEGSKLARTPVVEGGEMLLDPDGPDSPETFHGDTIDVAVVAAEYAAMAIDAYPRKEGVMFSGHVEHSEDDDRKPSPFAVLKDWKKD
- a CDS encoding outer membrane protein assembly factor BamE, whose translation is MILLRNVTIAIALSTSVLAGCQTGEVLNQGYIVDDQTLALAPVGSSREQVLLSLGTPSTTATFDSEVFYYISQKRSRPVAFMKPKIIEQSILAVYFNKDGNVDRLANYALKDGVPFDMVSRTTPTGGVETTFLGQLLKGGGDPNAAIRNALSAPQ